In a single window of the Pontibacter russatus genome:
- a CDS encoding biotin--[acetyl-CoA-carboxylase] ligase — translation MLPHTLFVGQQLYFLPVCGSTNAEAHLLLIKNEATEGCTIVAGHQTQGRGQRGNTWEAEPGKNVTLSVILFPSFLAARRQFYLNMAVSLAALDLLREQGLTGAQVKWPNDLYFQDKKLGGILIENSVNGHRLQHSIVGIGLNVNQLRFESPTATSMACAAGAALEVETVTVRLLELLEKRYLQLRSGQASELRHAYLQALYRYQEVHAYSIDGRQVRAQLVGVDEEGRLALEIGNRLRYFGFKEVSYIL, via the coding sequence ATGTTGCCTCATACACTGTTTGTAGGCCAGCAGCTTTATTTTCTGCCAGTTTGCGGGTCTACCAACGCAGAAGCTCACCTGCTCCTTATCAAAAACGAGGCCACAGAGGGCTGCACCATTGTGGCCGGCCACCAGACCCAGGGGCGTGGGCAGCGCGGCAATACATGGGAGGCCGAGCCGGGAAAAAACGTGACCCTCTCTGTGATCCTGTTCCCCTCGTTCCTGGCCGCCCGGCGGCAGTTTTACCTCAACATGGCGGTGTCGCTGGCAGCGCTCGACCTGCTCCGTGAGCAGGGCCTGACGGGGGCGCAGGTCAAGTGGCCAAACGATTTATATTTTCAAGATAAGAAACTCGGCGGGATTCTGATAGAAAATTCTGTCAACGGTCATAGGCTACAACACAGCATCGTCGGGATTGGTTTAAATGTGAACCAGTTACGGTTCGAGAGCCCCACGGCCACTTCGATGGCCTGCGCGGCGGGCGCTGCCCTGGAGGTGGAGACTGTGACGGTGCGGCTGCTGGAGTTGCTGGAAAAGCGCTACCTGCAGCTGCGCAGTGGCCAGGCCAGCGAGTTGCGGCACGCCTACCTGCAGGCACTTTACCGCTATCAGGAGGTGCATGCCTACAGCATCGACGGCCGGCAGGTGCGGGCCCAGCTAGTGGGCGTGGACGAGGAAGGCCGCCTGGCGCTGGAAATCGGGAACAGGCTGCGGTACTTCGGCTTCAAGGAAGTCAGCTATATCCTCTGA
- a CDS encoding T9SS type A sorting domain-containing protein, whose protein sequence is MRIFTRAILVVTLIATHLLSFAATGVNGSVAPASNGGGTIWKLMTEKGGGQLVVSANNSRPAFVANPQKHTCSRLYASAVSQAFHVVEAKSDKAAYARITLATLAPGREIKPVPSINAYPNPSRGITRLALSLPGDNSYKIRISNTIGRVIRVHELAPAETMEVELDLSSYPSGVYFYSLLVNDKTVETKRLVLQK, encoded by the coding sequence ATGAGAATTTTTACAAGAGCAATATTAGTAGTGACACTTATCGCCACGCACCTGCTGAGTTTTGCGGCAACCGGCGTGAACGGGAGCGTGGCTCCGGCAAGTAATGGCGGAGGCACCATCTGGAAGCTTATGACGGAGAAGGGCGGCGGACAGCTGGTTGTTTCTGCGAATAACTCCCGACCGGCCTTTGTAGCGAATCCACAGAAGCACACCTGCTCCAGGCTATATGCATCTGCCGTAAGCCAGGCGTTTCATGTGGTGGAGGCAAAATCAGATAAGGCGGCATATGCCCGCATCACCCTGGCTACGCTGGCTCCGGGGCGTGAAATCAAGCCGGTGCCTTCCATCAACGCGTACCCTAACCCGTCGCGCGGCATCACGCGCCTGGCGCTCAGCCTGCCCGGCGACAACAGCTACAAGATCCGCATCTCCAACACCATTGGCCGCGTGATCAGGGTGCATGAGCTGGCGCCAGCCGAAACCATGGAAGTAGAGCTGGACCTGAGCAGCTATCCCTCCGGCGTGTATTTTTACAGCCTGCTGGTGAACGACAAAACGGTGGAGACAAAGCGCCTGGTGCTCCAAAAGTAA
- a CDS encoding KpsF/GutQ family sugar-phosphate isomerase yields the protein MNLSHKITLTAKKVLQLEAEAIARLAEFIDEGFEECVKAILSIKGRVVVTGIGKSANIAQKIVATLNSTGTPALFMHAADAIHGDLGMIQQDDFVICISKSGNTPEIKVLVPLLKRKDSKLAALVSSTDSYLAKCADYVLNAHVEREACPFNLAPTTSTTAALALGDALAICLLEARGFSSDDFAHLHPGGSLGKRLYLKVGDLYTQHEAPHVSENARLKEIIIEISSKRLGATAVLAADTEELVGIITDGDLRRMLNKYDSVEGITATDIMTPAPLTIEASAYAVEALALMQHKSITQLIVTNSGKFGGFVHLHDLLKEGLI from the coding sequence TTGAATCTCTCACATAAAATAACCCTCACCGCAAAAAAAGTCTTACAACTTGAGGCAGAGGCAATCGCCAGGCTGGCAGAATTCATTGACGAAGGGTTTGAGGAGTGTGTCAAGGCCATCCTTTCCATCAAAGGGCGCGTGGTGGTGACGGGCATCGGCAAGAGCGCGAACATCGCCCAGAAGATAGTAGCCACGCTGAACTCCACGGGTACGCCCGCCCTCTTTATGCACGCCGCCGATGCCATACACGGCGATCTGGGCATGATTCAGCAGGACGACTTCGTTATCTGCATCTCCAAAAGCGGCAACACCCCGGAGATAAAGGTGCTGGTGCCGCTGCTGAAGCGCAAAGACTCCAAACTGGCCGCCCTGGTCTCCAGCACCGACTCTTACCTCGCCAAGTGCGCCGACTATGTTTTGAACGCCCATGTGGAGCGCGAGGCCTGCCCCTTTAACCTGGCCCCCACCACCAGCACCACGGCGGCCCTTGCCCTCGGCGATGCGCTGGCCATATGCCTGCTCGAGGCCAGGGGGTTCAGCAGCGACGACTTTGCGCACCTGCACCCGGGCGGCTCGCTGGGCAAGCGCCTCTACCTGAAAGTGGGCGATTTATATACCCAGCACGAGGCGCCGCACGTATCGGAGAACGCCAGGCTGAAAGAGATTATCATTGAGATTTCCTCCAAGCGGCTGGGGGCCACCGCCGTTTTGGCAGCAGATACGGAAGAACTGGTCGGCATCATCACGGACGGCGACCTGCGGCGCATGCTCAACAAGTACGACTCGGTTGAAGGCATCACCGCCACCGACATCATGACACCGGCCCCGCTCACCATCGAGGCGTCGGCCTATGCCGTGGAAGCCCTGGCCCTCATGCAGCATAAAAGCATAACACAGCTGATTGTGACAAATTCAGGTAAATTTGGGGGCTTTGTACACCTGCACGACTTATTAAAGGAAGGACTTATATAG
- a CDS encoding glycosyltransferase family 117 protein yields MTNYRKINNIVGWVVFFIATLTYVLTLEPTASFWDAGEFIASSYKLLVPHPPGAPFYLLVGRLFSMFASEPSQVAWWVNLLSALCSSFTVLFLFWTITILARRLLVREGAEPTTGNVLLIMGSGAVGALAYTFSDSAWFSAVEAEVYAMSSFFTAIVFWAMLRWEAKVGEAHSDKWLILIAYLVGLSIGAHLLNLVTIPALAFIYYFRLYKPTFWGGVIAFAISAVIVMAILWGIIPGLPTLAGNFEVFFVNSFGLPFGSGLIIFVILLVGLIIFGLRYSIKHSNRILNTALLSFVFVLIGYSSYMMIPIRSSYDPTIDENDPDDILSFVSYLKREQYGDRPLLYGPQYNAQPIAQEEGEPRYIRGEDRYIPTSPKIEPIYDSKDKTLLPRIYSDQSQHIDAYKKWVDLREGQAPTFGQNLSFLMRYQLGFMYWRYFLWNFVGRESDVQNAGVLWFPNNDSSIPERVLESEARNYFFLLPLLIGVLGLIYQVRKAERDAFVIGLLFFFTGIAIALYLNQPPVEPRERDYTFAGSFYAFSIWIGLGVMGLADLLGRFLQNKQARAVTATVIGLAVPAIMAAEGWDDHDRSGRYHSVDSAKNLLDSVAPNAILFTNGDNDTFPLWYAQEVEGYRTDVRVAVLSYLNTDWYIEQMKRPSYESAPWPLTLEMKNYRQGTNDYLPYVERPQVASGIDLDQYIDLVKQNHPALQVEYGQGTTLLTMPTKIFSLNVDPEKVREMGFVADEKEDEIVSRMQWTINKSLLEKKHLVMLDLLATNDWERPIYFSTTVNSADFMGLSDYFQLEGLAYRVVPVKSTDPEEAGFVNKEVMYENMMKEFEFRNFDDPDIFYDENYYRFSANARDKFARLAEAYLEDGNTAKAKEVVDYAFKVLPGSTVPYDYYTPQFIPIYDALGEPEKAEQLLNEMAQDSQKALDYYFAKGALFDTEIQTNMVVLQQLIGAAESLGLQDRAAQLQQQFMQYLQRMRR; encoded by the coding sequence ATGACGAATTATCGGAAGATAAACAACATCGTGGGCTGGGTCGTTTTCTTTATCGCGACGCTAACCTATGTTCTCACGCTCGAGCCGACGGCCAGCTTCTGGGATGCCGGCGAATTTATCGCCAGTTCCTATAAGCTTTTGGTGCCGCACCCGCCCGGGGCTCCTTTCTACCTGCTGGTGGGCCGCCTGTTCTCCATGTTCGCCTCCGAGCCGTCGCAGGTGGCCTGGTGGGTGAACCTGCTTTCGGCGCTTTGCAGTTCCTTCACGGTGCTGTTCCTGTTCTGGACCATCACCATACTGGCGCGCAGGCTGCTGGTCAGGGAGGGGGCGGAGCCGACAACAGGCAACGTGCTGCTGATTATGGGCAGCGGCGCCGTGGGAGCGCTGGCCTACACTTTCTCCGACTCGGCCTGGTTTTCGGCTGTGGAGGCGGAGGTATATGCCATGTCCTCCTTTTTCACCGCCATCGTGTTCTGGGCCATGCTGCGCTGGGAGGCGAAGGTGGGGGAGGCCCACTCTGATAAGTGGCTGATCCTGATCGCTTACCTGGTGGGGCTCTCCATCGGGGCGCACCTGCTCAACCTGGTCACCATCCCCGCGCTGGCATTCATCTATTACTTCCGCCTCTACAAGCCCACTTTCTGGGGAGGCGTCATCGCCTTTGCCATCAGCGCCGTCATCGTGATGGCCATTCTCTGGGGCATTATTCCGGGCCTTCCGACGCTGGCGGGTAACTTCGAGGTGTTTTTCGTGAACTCCTTCGGGCTGCCGTTCGGCTCCGGGCTCATCATTTTTGTAATCCTGCTGGTGGGGCTGATCATCTTTGGCCTGCGCTACTCTATCAAACACAGCAACCGCATCCTCAACACGGCCCTGCTCTCCTTTGTGTTCGTGCTGATTGGCTACTCATCCTATATGATGATCCCGATCCGATCCTCCTACGACCCGACCATCGACGAGAACGACCCGGACGATATCCTCTCGTTTGTGTCGTACCTCAAGCGCGAGCAGTACGGCGACCGGCCGCTGCTATATGGCCCGCAGTACAACGCCCAGCCGATTGCGCAGGAAGAGGGCGAGCCGCGCTACATCCGGGGCGAAGACCGCTATATACCCACCAGCCCCAAGATCGAACCCATATATGACAGCAAAGACAAAACCCTGCTGCCGCGCATCTACAGCGACCAGTCGCAGCATATAGACGCCTATAAAAAGTGGGTGGACCTGCGCGAAGGCCAGGCGCCGACGTTTGGGCAAAACCTGAGTTTCCTGATGCGCTACCAGTTGGGGTTCATGTACTGGCGCTACTTCCTCTGGAACTTCGTGGGGCGAGAGAGCGATGTGCAGAATGCCGGGGTGCTGTGGTTCCCAAATAATGACTCCAGCATACCGGAACGTGTGCTCGAGAGCGAGGCCCGCAACTACTTTTTCCTGCTGCCGCTGCTCATCGGCGTGCTGGGGCTTATATACCAGGTGCGGAAGGCGGAGCGCGACGCTTTTGTGATCGGCCTGCTGTTCTTCTTCACGGGCATCGCCATTGCCCTCTACCTGAACCAGCCCCCCGTGGAGCCGCGGGAGCGCGATTATACCTTCGCCGGTTCGTTCTACGCCTTCAGTATCTGGATTGGCCTGGGCGTGATGGGGCTGGCTGACCTGCTGGGGAGGTTCCTCCAAAACAAGCAGGCGCGGGCGGTCACAGCCACCGTCATCGGCTTGGCCGTGCCGGCCATCATGGCTGCCGAGGGATGGGACGACCACGACCGGTCCGGCCGCTACCACTCCGTGGACTCTGCCAAGAACCTGCTTGATTCCGTAGCCCCGAATGCTATCCTGTTCACGAACGGCGACAACGACACGTTCCCGCTGTGGTATGCGCAGGAAGTGGAGGGCTACCGCACCGACGTGCGGGTGGCCGTACTCAGTTATCTGAACACGGACTGGTACATTGAGCAGATGAAGCGCCCGTCTTATGAGTCGGCGCCCTGGCCGCTGACGCTGGAGATGAAGAACTACCGCCAGGGCACCAACGACTATCTGCCCTATGTGGAGCGCCCGCAGGTGGCCTCTGGCATCGACCTCGACCAGTACATCGACCTCGTGAAGCAAAACCACCCGGCCCTGCAGGTGGAGTATGGCCAGGGCACCACGCTGCTCACCATGCCCACCAAAATATTTAGCCTGAACGTAGACCCGGAAAAAGTGCGGGAAATGGGCTTTGTGGCCGACGAGAAGGAAGACGAGATTGTGAGCCGCATGCAGTGGACCATCAACAAGTCGCTGCTGGAGAAGAAGCACCTGGTGATGCTGGACCTGCTGGCCACCAACGACTGGGAGCGGCCAATCTACTTCTCCACCACCGTCAACAGCGCCGACTTCATGGGGCTCTCCGACTATTTCCAGCTAGAGGGCCTGGCCTACAGGGTGGTGCCTGTCAAGTCAACGGATCCGGAGGAGGCGGGCTTCGTGAACAAGGAGGTGATGTATGAGAACATGATGAAGGAGTTCGAGTTCCGCAATTTCGATGACCCCGACATCTTCTACGACGAGAACTACTACCGCTTCTCGGCCAACGCCCGCGACAAGTTCGCCCGCCTGGCAGAGGCTTACCTGGAAGATGGCAACACCGCTAAAGCAAAAGAGGTTGTAGATTACGCCTTCAAGGTATTGCCGGGCAGCACTGTGCCCTACGACTACTACACGCCGCAGTTCATCCCTATATATGACGCCCTGGGAGAGCCTGAGAAGGCTGAGCAACTGCTGAACGAGATGGCGCAGGACTCGCAGAAGGCCCTTGACTACTACTTTGCCAAGGGTGCCCTGTTCGACACCGAGATACAGACAAACATGGTGGTGCTGCAGCAACTGATTGGCGCTGCCGAGAGCCTCGGTCTGCAGGACCGCGCAGCGCAGTTGCAGCAGCAGTTTATGCAGTACCTGCAGCGCATGCGCCGCTAA
- a CDS encoding GWxTD domain-containing protein, whose amino-acid sequence MKNTAALLLLLLLMTGCGGGLPPERLQPVVVKQESPEMMMQHSYYASNDSLHLILRIEDARQVLDPLQAATSYEYAIRAGGSEKDAVVASDSVDMPKRKITDKEGEVTVEVALPAQVVQDGHVLHFRLWQQLMGQELMETKFRLPLHSSMLQKNYLLVNATTGQPLLQNYATTSDRLRVQHFGADSGTVTVQRFEPDFMPAAPPMSMRAPAGPRTLSATDTYTIGAADTVALRQEGIYLLDPNTAFARGLLVMPNRFPLITRPQEMLQPLVYLTTSEERKALSEAKNAKAAMDRFWLQLGGSKAEARALIREFYKRVELANRRFSSHKAGWSTDRGMIYIVFGQPSQVTENGSDITWIYRDAAERPYIKFVFTKKENTFTRNHYELIRRREYGDSWYSAVAKWRAGRIST is encoded by the coding sequence ATGAAAAACACCGCTGCGCTCCTCCTTTTGCTGTTGCTGATGACAGGATGCGGTGGCGGGCTGCCGCCCGAGAGGCTACAGCCCGTTGTCGTGAAGCAGGAGTCGCCGGAGATGATGATGCAGCACAGCTATTACGCCAGCAACGACAGCCTGCACCTGATCCTGCGGATTGAGGATGCACGACAGGTGCTGGACCCCCTGCAGGCCGCCACCTCCTATGAGTACGCCATAAGGGCAGGGGGCTCAGAGAAAGACGCGGTGGTGGCCAGCGACTCCGTGGACATGCCCAAAAGAAAAATAACAGATAAGGAAGGGGAAGTGACGGTGGAGGTGGCGCTGCCGGCGCAGGTGGTACAGGATGGCCATGTGCTGCACTTCCGGCTGTGGCAGCAGTTGATGGGGCAGGAACTGATGGAAACGAAGTTCAGACTGCCCCTGCACAGCAGCATGCTGCAGAAGAACTACCTGCTGGTAAACGCCACCACCGGCCAGCCGCTGCTGCAGAACTACGCCACCACGTCCGATAGATTACGGGTGCAGCATTTCGGGGCAGATTCAGGTACGGTAACGGTGCAGCGCTTCGAGCCCGACTTTATGCCCGCCGCACCGCCGATGTCCATGCGGGCCCCTGCGGGCCCGCGCACGCTCTCCGCAACCGACACGTATACCATCGGGGCCGCGGACACTGTGGCGCTGCGGCAGGAGGGGATATACCTCCTGGACCCAAACACAGCCTTTGCCAGGGGCCTGCTGGTGATGCCGAACCGTTTCCCGCTGATAACGCGGCCACAGGAAATGCTGCAGCCCCTCGTGTACCTGACTACCTCAGAGGAGCGGAAGGCGCTTTCGGAGGCGAAAAATGCCAAGGCCGCTATGGACAGGTTTTGGCTGCAGTTGGGCGGCAGCAAGGCCGAAGCGCGCGCCCTCATCCGGGAGTTTTATAAGCGCGTGGAACTGGCGAACAGGCGCTTCTCCTCGCACAAGGCGGGCTGGTCCACCGACAGGGGCATGATTTACATCGTCTTCGGGCAGCCCAGCCAGGTTACTGAAAACGGCTCTGATATCACCTGGATATACCGCGACGCGGCGGAGCGGCCCTATATCAAATTCGTTTTTACCAAAAAAGAGAATACCTTTACCCGAAATCATTATGAGCTGATACGGCGGCGCGAGTACGGCGACAGTTGGTACAGCGCAGTAGCAAAATGGAGAGCAGGCAGAATAAGTACATAG
- the rlmB gene encoding 23S rRNA (guanosine(2251)-2'-O)-methyltransferase RlmB: MESRQNKYIGNRPGGPRTSRDDKSEMIFGTRPILEALSAGKELEKIFLQRGARNPATDEIVQLAKRFEVPVVTVPLEKLNNLTRKNHQGAVALISPISYVPLQETVTALFEQGKNPLLLILDRVTDVRNFGSIARNAECMGVHAIVIPSRGGAQINADAVKTSAGALHLMPVCREPNLKDTIDYLKESGFQVVACTEKTEQNLTDAELDMVGPTAIIMGSEEDGISPEYLKRADARVRIPLMGQIGSLNVSVATGIILYEAMKQRLHDSSSNTSH; encoded by the coding sequence ATGGAGAGCAGGCAGAATAAGTACATAGGCAACCGCCCCGGTGGCCCCAGGACATCAAGGGACGATAAAAGTGAGATGATTTTCGGGACCCGCCCCATCCTGGAGGCGCTGTCGGCCGGAAAAGAGCTGGAGAAGATTTTCCTGCAGCGCGGGGCCAGGAACCCGGCCACCGACGAGATTGTGCAGCTGGCGAAGCGGTTTGAGGTGCCGGTGGTAACCGTGCCGCTGGAGAAACTCAACAACCTCACGCGCAAGAACCATCAGGGCGCCGTGGCCCTTATTTCGCCCATCTCCTATGTGCCGCTGCAGGAAACTGTGACGGCGCTGTTTGAACAGGGCAAGAACCCCCTGCTGCTGATCCTGGACCGGGTGACGGACGTGCGGAACTTCGGCTCCATCGCCCGTAACGCCGAGTGCATGGGCGTGCACGCCATCGTGATCCCGAGCCGCGGCGGCGCCCAGATAAACGCGGATGCCGTGAAGACCTCCGCCGGGGCACTGCACCTCATGCCGGTGTGCCGCGAGCCGAACCTGAAAGACACCATCGACTATCTAAAGGAGTCGGGCTTCCAGGTGGTGGCCTGTACCGAGAAAACAGAGCAGAACCTGACGGATGCGGAATTAGATATGGTAGGCCCGACCGCCATCATCATGGGCAGCGAGGAGGACGGTATATCGCCGGAGTACCTGAAACGCGCCGATGCAAGGGTGCGCATCCCGCTGATGGGCCAGATCGGGTCGCTCAATGTATCCGTGGCAACCGGCATCATCCTGTACGAAGCCATGAAGCAGCGCCTCCATGACAGCAGCAGCAACACCAGCCACTGA
- a CDS encoding mannose-1-phosphate guanylyltransferase, translating to MRNDTYVVIMAGGIGSRFWPFSRTNYPKQFHDVLGTGESMLQMTMNRFRDICPVENVFVVTNKDYKGLVQQQLPDLSENQVLLEPIGRNTAPCIAYASYKIAQLNPNANLVVTPSDHVVLKQNEFTSVIKEAVEAAAQDDVLITLGITPSRPDTGYGYIQYINDDAQRIKKVKTFTEKPNLELAQMFLDSGDFVWNSGIFIWNVQSILRAFRQQLPEISEIFEEGTLAMNTPEEQNFITRAYSHCRNVSIDYGIMEKVDNVFVLLADIGWSDLGTWNSLYTINEKDANGNVVDGEVMLYDTKNCIVKTPKERLVVLQGLEDYIVAEYDNVLMICKKGEEQKVKDFMADAKSKKGPDYI from the coding sequence ATGAGAAACGACACTTACGTGGTCATTATGGCGGGCGGCATCGGAAGCCGCTTCTGGCCCTTCAGCCGCACCAATTACCCGAAACAGTTCCACGATGTGCTGGGCACAGGCGAAAGCATGCTGCAGATGACCATGAACCGCTTCCGGGACATATGCCCGGTCGAGAACGTGTTTGTGGTGACGAACAAGGACTACAAAGGCCTGGTGCAGCAGCAGTTACCGGACCTCAGCGAAAACCAGGTCTTGCTGGAGCCTATCGGCCGCAACACCGCCCCCTGCATCGCCTACGCCTCCTACAAAATCGCGCAGCTAAACCCCAACGCCAACCTGGTGGTGACGCCCTCCGACCACGTGGTGCTGAAGCAGAACGAGTTCACCAGCGTGATCAAGGAAGCCGTGGAGGCCGCCGCCCAGGATGATGTGCTGATTACGCTGGGCATCACGCCAAGCCGCCCCGACACCGGCTACGGCTATATACAGTACATCAACGACGATGCGCAGCGCATCAAAAAGGTGAAGACCTTTACTGAGAAGCCGAACCTCGAACTGGCCCAGATGTTCCTGGACAGCGGCGATTTTGTCTGGAACTCGGGTATCTTTATCTGGAACGTGCAGAGCATTCTGCGGGCATTCCGCCAGCAATTGCCCGAAATAAGCGAGATTTTCGAGGAGGGCACTTTGGCCATGAACACGCCGGAGGAGCAGAACTTTATTACGAGAGCCTACTCGCACTGCCGTAACGTGTCCATCGACTACGGCATTATGGAGAAGGTGGACAACGTGTTTGTGCTGCTGGCCGACATCGGGTGGTCTGACCTGGGCACCTGGAACTCGCTCTACACCATCAACGAGAAAGACGCGAACGGCAACGTGGTGGACGGCGAGGTGATGCTGTATGACACCAAAAACTGCATCGTGAAAACGCCAAAGGAAAGACTGGTGGTGCTGCAGGGCCTGGAGGATTACATCGTGGCCGAGTATGACAATGTGCTGATGATCTGTAAGAAGGGCGAAGAGCAGAAAGTGAAGGACTTTATGGCCGACGCCAAGTCCAAAAAAGGGCCGGATTATATATAG
- the recQ gene encoding DNA helicase RecQ: protein MSVKQEINLKNKLKEVFGYNQFRGNQELIINNIINGRNTFVIMPTGAGKSLCYQLPALSLPGTAIVISPLIALMKNQVDQLNAFGVNAQFLNSTLSKSEINKVKKETLSGEVKLLYVAPESLTKEENVEFLRSSNISFVAIDEAHCISEWGHDFRPEYRRIRGIIDQIGNLPIIALTATATPKVQLDIQRNLQMDEASVFKSSFNRTNLYYEVRPKHHTKKQLIQYVKKHKGKSGIVYCLSRKKVEEIAELLRVNDVKALPYHAGLDANIRMANQDAFLNEDADVIVATIAFGMGIDKPDVRFVIHYDTPKSIEGYYQETGRAGRDGLEGNCIMFYSYDDIVKLEKFNKDKPVTERDNSKLLLQEMAAYADSAVCRRKQLLHYFGEAYEKDCGFCDNCLHPKERFEAQKEVQLALRAVEQTGQRFGIDHITAVLTGLRNQYVTSYDHDKLEVFAAGKEQDAQFWSSVVRQVLLSGYLEKDIESLGIVKLTQKGEEFIKNPQPIQLTKDHNYEQEVKEDEEKEETQASAGHDEVLFDLLKNLRRKLAKEKGLPPYVLFQDPSLKEMATVYPTTKDDLAHIGGVGMGKVQKFGKPFLDLISKYVDENDIVTAADVVVKTTVNKSKIKIYIIQQIDKKVELEEIAAAKDLTMQELIEEIEHICYSGTKLNLNYYINNVLDQERQEEIYDYFMSASTDNIAAAVKELGTDDYTEEDLRLMRVKFMSEYAN, encoded by the coding sequence ATGTCAGTAAAACAAGAGATCAATCTCAAGAACAAATTAAAAGAAGTTTTTGGGTATAATCAATTCAGGGGAAACCAGGAGTTGATAATAAACAACATTATCAACGGCCGGAACACCTTCGTGATCATGCCGACAGGCGCGGGCAAGTCGTTGTGCTACCAGCTGCCTGCCCTTTCGTTGCCGGGCACCGCCATCGTCATCTCGCCGCTCATCGCGCTGATGAAGAACCAGGTGGACCAACTGAACGCGTTCGGGGTGAATGCCCAGTTCCTGAACTCCACCCTGTCGAAATCCGAGATAAACAAGGTGAAGAAAGAAACGCTCTCCGGCGAGGTGAAGCTGCTGTACGTGGCGCCGGAGTCGCTGACGAAGGAGGAAAACGTCGAGTTCCTGCGCAGTTCCAACATTTCTTTTGTGGCCATCGACGAGGCGCACTGCATCTCGGAGTGGGGGCACGACTTCCGGCCGGAGTACCGCCGCATCCGGGGCATCATCGACCAGATCGGCAACCTGCCCATTATCGCGCTCACCGCCACGGCCACGCCCAAGGTGCAGCTCGACATTCAGCGCAACCTGCAGATGGACGAGGCCTCGGTGTTCAAATCCTCTTTTAACCGCACCAACCTGTACTATGAGGTGCGCCCGAAGCACCATACAAAAAAGCAACTCATCCAGTACGTAAAAAAGCACAAGGGCAAAAGCGGGATTGTGTATTGCCTGAGCCGCAAAAAGGTGGAGGAGATTGCCGAGCTGCTGCGCGTGAACGACGTGAAGGCGCTGCCCTACCACGCCGGGTTGGATGCCAACATACGGATGGCCAATCAGGATGCTTTCCTGAACGAGGACGCCGATGTGATTGTGGCGACCATTGCCTTTGGCATGGGTATCGACAAGCCGGATGTGCGCTTTGTGATCCATTACGACACGCCAAAGTCCATTGAGGGCTACTACCAGGAGACCGGCCGCGCCGGGCGCGATGGCCTGGAGGGCAACTGCATCATGTTCTACAGCTACGACGACATCGTGAAGCTGGAGAAGTTCAACAAGGACAAGCCGGTGACGGAGCGCGACAATTCCAAGCTGCTGCTGCAGGAGATGGCCGCCTACGCCGACTCTGCCGTGTGCCGCCGCAAACAGCTGCTGCACTACTTCGGGGAGGCCTACGAGAAAGACTGTGGCTTCTGCGACAACTGCCTGCACCCGAAGGAGCGTTTTGAGGCGCAGAAGGAAGTGCAACTGGCGCTGCGGGCGGTGGAGCAGACGGGCCAGCGTTTCGGCATTGACCATATCACAGCAGTGCTCACCGGCCTGCGCAACCAATACGTCACCAGCTACGACCACGACAAACTGGAAGTGTTTGCGGCAGGAAAAGAGCAGGATGCCCAGTTCTGGAGCTCCGTCGTCCGGCAGGTGCTGTTGTCGGGCTACCTGGAGAAGGACATTGAAAGCCTGGGAATCGTGAAGCTGACGCAGAAAGGGGAGGAGTTTATAAAGAACCCACAGCCGATTCAGCTGACAAAAGACCACAACTACGAGCAGGAGGTAAAAGAGGACGAAGAGAAGGAAGAGACACAGGCCTCTGCCGGGCACGACGAGGTGCTGTTCGACCTGCTGAAGAACCTGCGCAGGAAGCTGGCGAAGGAGAAAGGCCTGCCGCCTTATGTGCTCTTTCAGGACCCGTCGCTGAAGGAGATGGCCACCGTATACCCGACCACAAAAGATGACCTGGCGCATATAGGCGGCGTGGGCATGGGCAAGGTACAGAAATTCGGAAAGCCTTTCCTGGACCTCATCAGCAAGTATGTGGATGAAAACGATATTGTGACGGCGGCTGACGTAGTGGTGAAAACCACAGTCAACAAGTCGAAAATCAAGATCTACATCATCCAGCAGATTGACAAAAAGGTGGAGTTGGAGGAAATAGCGGCGGCCAAAGACCTGACCATGCAGGAGCTGATAGAGGAGATTGAGCATATATGCTACTCAGGCACCAAACTCAACCTGAACTACTACATCAATAACGTGCTGGACCAGGAGCGCCAGGAGGAAATCTACGATTACTTTATGAGCGCCAGCACCGACAACATCGCCGCAGCGGTGAAAGAACTCGGCACCGACGACTACACCGAGGAAGATCTGCGCCTGATGCGCGTGAAATTCATGTCGGAGTACGCCAATTGA